A genomic stretch from Streptomyces sp. QL37 includes:
- a CDS encoding GlxA family transcriptional regulator, translated as MKQRSVLVVLFEGVQSLDVSGPMEVFAGASRFPGVSYDLRTASLDGAPVRCSSGLTLVPDGRLEDAPAPDLLLVPGGAGTRTPAPELVDWIRTHGPRARQLVSVCTGALLLAEAGQLDGHRVTTHWSVCETLARTYPTVRVDPDPIFVRDGRLATSAGVTAGIDLALALVEEEHGRDVALTVARHLVVFLRRPGNQAQFSAQLTAQTAVREPLREVQHWISEHPDADLSVEALAERARLSPRHFARAFQAETGLTPGRYVERVRLEQARRLLEDTTDGVTGISRASGYGTPEAMRRAFVKAVGTAPAEYRRRFRSQLA; from the coding sequence ATGAAGCAGCGATCCGTACTCGTCGTCCTCTTCGAGGGCGTGCAGAGCCTCGATGTGAGCGGCCCGATGGAGGTCTTCGCCGGTGCCTCCCGTTTCCCGGGCGTCTCGTACGACCTGCGCACCGCCTCGCTCGACGGAGCACCGGTTCGCTGCTCCAGCGGCCTCACGCTCGTCCCCGACGGCAGGCTCGAGGACGCCCCGGCGCCCGATCTGCTCCTCGTGCCGGGAGGCGCGGGCACGAGGACCCCCGCGCCGGAGCTGGTCGACTGGATCCGCACCCACGGCCCCCGGGCCCGGCAACTGGTTTCGGTGTGCACCGGCGCCCTCCTCCTCGCCGAGGCGGGTCAGCTGGACGGCCACCGGGTGACCACCCACTGGTCCGTCTGCGAGACGCTCGCCCGGACCTACCCGACGGTGCGCGTGGACCCGGACCCGATCTTCGTACGCGACGGACGGCTGGCGACATCGGCCGGCGTCACCGCGGGCATCGACCTCGCGCTCGCCCTCGTCGAGGAGGAACACGGACGGGACGTGGCGCTCACCGTCGCCCGCCATCTCGTCGTCTTCCTGCGGCGCCCCGGCAACCAGGCGCAGTTCAGCGCACAGCTCACCGCACAGACGGCCGTCCGTGAACCCCTCCGCGAGGTCCAGCACTGGATCTCCGAGCACCCGGACGCCGACCTCTCGGTGGAGGCACTCGCGGAACGCGCGCGGCTCTCGCCCCGCCACTTCGCCCGCGCCTTCCAGGCCGAGACGGGCCTCACCCCCGGCCGGTACGTCGAGCGCGTACGTCTGGAACAGGCCCGCCGGCTGCTGGAGGACACCACCGACGGTGTCACCGGGATCTCCCGGGCCAGCGGTTACGGCACTCCGGAAGCGATGCGGCGTGCCTTCGTCAAGGCCGTCGGAACGGCGCCCGCCGAATACCGGCGCCGCTTCCGGTCCCAGCTCGCCTGA
- a CDS encoding LPFR motif small protein, translating to MFRAIANVLSTVGSAIATVVTLPFRLLASLFGGASRSGRTRRA from the coding sequence GTGTTCCGTGCGATCGCAAACGTTCTGAGTACCGTCGGCTCGGCCATCGCCACCGTGGTGACCCTGCCCTTCCGCCTCCTGGCGAGCCTCTTCGGCGGCGCTTCGCGCAGCGGCAGGACCCGGCGCGCGTGA
- a CDS encoding Tex family protein, with translation MTTSIEGRIAEELGVRERQVKAAVDLLDGGSTVPFIARYRKEATEMLDDAQLRTLEERLRYLRELEDRRTAVLESVREQGKLDATLEAQIRAADTKARLEDIYLPFKPKRRTKAQIAREAGLEPLADGLLGDPSVEPLAAAAAFVDAGKGVAEPAAALEGARAILAERFSEDADLTGELRERMWSRGRLVAKVRDGKEEAGAKFADYFDFAEPFTALPSHRVLAMLRGEKEDVLDLVLEPEEPSEQPGPSSYENMIARRFGVADRGRPGDKWLGDTVRWAWRTRILVHLGIDLRLRLRTAAEDEAVRVFASNLRDLLLAAPAGTRATLGLDPGFRTGVKVAVVDATGKVVATDVIHPHVPANKWDQSLATLERLAKEHQVDLIAIGNGTASRETDKLAGELCDRHPELKLTKVMVSEAGASVYSASAFASQELPDMDVSLRGAVSIARRLQDPLAELVKIDPKSIGVGQYQHDLSEVKLSRSLDAVVEDCVNGVGVDVNTASAPLLSRVSGIGSALAENIVAHRDTNGPFRSRRALKDVARLGPKAYEQCAGFLRIRGGDDPLDASSVHPEAYPVVRTMVKRTGGDVASLIGNTDTLRSLRPDDFVDEKFGLPTVTDILKELEKPGRDPRPAFRTATFKEGVEKLGDLVPGMVLEGVVTNVAAFGAFVDVGVHQDGLVHVSAMSRTFVKDPRDVVKPGDIVKVKVMDVDIPRKRVSLTLRLDDEAGADRSGGGQGPRREKGGQGGGERPPRQRQAQGGGQGARQGGGQGRDRRGGGGQGGAPRPAAAPANSAMADALRRAGLGGSDSGGRKR, from the coding sequence GTGACGACGTCCATCGAAGGCAGGATCGCCGAGGAGCTCGGCGTACGTGAGCGTCAGGTGAAGGCGGCTGTCGACTTGCTCGACGGCGGGTCGACCGTGCCGTTCATCGCGCGCTACCGCAAGGAAGCGACCGAGATGCTCGACGATGCGCAACTGCGCACGCTCGAGGAGAGGCTGAGGTATCTGCGGGAACTCGAGGACCGCCGTACGGCGGTCCTCGAGTCCGTCCGTGAGCAGGGCAAGCTCGACGCCACCCTGGAGGCGCAGATCCGGGCGGCCGACACCAAGGCGCGGCTGGAGGACATCTACCTGCCGTTCAAGCCGAAGCGCCGGACGAAGGCACAGATCGCGCGCGAGGCGGGCCTGGAGCCCCTCGCCGACGGACTGCTCGGCGACCCGTCCGTGGAGCCGCTCGCCGCCGCCGCGGCGTTCGTCGACGCCGGGAAGGGCGTGGCGGAACCGGCCGCGGCTTTGGAGGGGGCCCGGGCGATCCTGGCCGAGCGCTTCTCGGAGGACGCCGACCTGACCGGCGAACTGCGCGAACGCATGTGGTCGCGCGGCAGGCTCGTGGCGAAGGTACGGGACGGCAAGGAGGAGGCGGGCGCGAAGTTCGCCGACTACTTCGACTTCGCCGAACCCTTCACGGCGCTGCCCTCGCACCGCGTCCTCGCGATGCTCCGGGGCGAGAAGGAGGACGTGCTCGACCTGGTCCTGGAGCCGGAGGAACCGTCGGAGCAGCCCGGCCCCTCCTCGTACGAGAACATGATCGCCCGCCGGTTCGGCGTCGCGGACCGCGGCCGGCCCGGGGACAAATGGCTGGGCGACACGGTGCGCTGGGCCTGGCGGACCCGGATCCTCGTACACCTGGGGATCGACCTGCGTCTCCGGCTGCGCACGGCGGCGGAGGACGAGGCCGTACGCGTCTTCGCCTCGAACCTGCGCGACCTGCTGCTCGCCGCCCCGGCCGGCACCCGGGCGACGCTGGGGCTCGACCCCGGTTTCCGTACAGGCGTGAAGGTCGCCGTCGTGGACGCGACCGGCAAGGTCGTCGCGACGGACGTCATCCACCCGCATGTCCCGGCGAACAAGTGGGACCAGTCGCTGGCCACGCTGGAGCGTCTCGCCAAGGAGCACCAGGTCGACCTGATCGCGATCGGGAACGGCACGGCGTCCCGCGAGACCGACAAGCTCGCGGGTGAACTGTGCGACAGGCATCCGGAGCTGAAGCTCACCAAGGTGATGGTCTCGGAGGCGGGCGCCTCCGTCTACTCGGCGTCGGCCTTCGCCTCCCAGGAACTCCCGGACATGGACGTGTCGTTGCGCGGCGCGGTCTCGATCGCGCGCCGTCTGCAGGACCCGCTGGCCGAGCTCGTGAAGATCGACCCGAAGTCGATCGGCGTCGGCCAGTACCAGCACGACCTCTCCGAGGTGAAGCTGTCGCGTTCCCTGGACGCCGTCGTGGAGGACTGTGTCAACGGCGTCGGCGTCGACGTCAACACCGCGTCGGCGCCGCTGCTTTCGCGGGTGTCGGGCATCGGCTCCGCACTGGCCGAGAACATCGTGGCCCACCGGGACACGAACGGCCCCTTCCGCTCCCGTCGAGCGCTCAAGGACGTGGCACGGCTGGGCCCGAAGGCGTACGAGCAGTGCGCGGGCTTCCTCCGGATCCGGGGTGGCGACGACCCGCTGGACGCGTCGAGCGTGCACCCCGAGGCGTACCCCGTGGTGCGGACGATGGTGAAGCGCACGGGCGGCGACGTGGCCTCGCTGATCGGCAACACCGACACCCTCCGCTCCCTGCGGCCGGACGATTTCGTGGACGAGAAGTTCGGTCTGCCGACGGTCACGGACATCCTCAAGGAGCTGGAGAAGCCGGGCCGGGACCCGCGGCCCGCCTTCCGGACCGCCACCTTCAAGGAGGGCGTCGAGAAGCTCGGCGACCTGGTCCCCGGGATGGTGCTGGAGGGTGTCGTCACGAACGTGGCGGCGTTCGGCGCGTTCGTGGACGTCGGTGTCCACCAGGACGGCCTCGTCCATGTGTCGGCGATGTCGCGGACGTTCGTCAAGGACCCGAGGGATGTCGTGAAGCCGGGCGACATCGTGAAGGTGAAGGTCATGGACGTCGACATCCCGCGCAAGCGCGTCTCTCTGACGCTGCGGCTCGACGACGAGGCCGGGGCGGACCGTAGCGGCGGCGGACAGGGTCCCCGGCGTGAGAAGGGCGGACAGGGCGGCGGGGAACGTCCGCCACGCCAGCGGCAGGCACAGGGCGGTGGCCAGGGTGCCCGCCAGGGCGGCGGCCAGGGCCGCGACCGGCGTGGGGGCGGCGGCCAGGGCGGCGCGCCGCGTCCGGCGGCCGCGCCGGCCAACAGCGCGATGGCGGACGCGCTGCGGCGGGCCGGACTGGGCGGCTCCGACTCGGGCGGCCGCAAGCGCTGA
- a CDS encoding pectate lyase, with the protein MITENQQVRRRGGRAAATLVAIVSLLAAGLTALFATGSASAAPAAGSYSLANAASGLCLGVPGSSTSAGTQLAQSACNGSAGQTWKLTASGSGYTLAAASSAKCAGVRDASTSAGKAVEQQNCSGAATQVWTLTAVSGSTYRVVNSNGGKCLNVKDSSTASGALVQQNSCDSVSSKSWTFTASGTVPTDPPTDPTDPPTDPPTDRPSWPTANGSQAVSSTIEVSGTYDGGMKRLYGSGDLGSGGQDEDQPPMIKLADGATLQNVILGAPAADGVHCAGTCTIKNVWWEDVGEDAATFRGGSSSTVRTIDGGGAKLAEDKVFQHNGVGTLVVKNFQVDDFGKLVRSCGNCSTQNARHIQLQNIWATAPGTSLVGINTNYGDTARISDVTIYDDGDRDMKICTKYRGTTSGEPSEIGSGADGTNCIYSSSDISYVD; encoded by the coding sequence GTGATTACAGAGAATCAGCAGGTCAGAAGACGCGGCGGCCGTGCGGCCGCCACCCTCGTCGCCATCGTCTCGCTGCTCGCCGCAGGGCTCACCGCACTCTTCGCGACCGGATCCGCCTCGGCAGCTCCCGCCGCCGGTTCGTACAGCCTGGCGAACGCCGCCAGCGGTCTGTGTCTGGGGGTGCCGGGCTCCAGCACCTCCGCGGGGACGCAGCTCGCGCAGAGCGCCTGCAACGGCTCCGCCGGACAGACCTGGAAGCTCACCGCCTCGGGCAGCGGCTACACCCTGGCCGCCGCGAGCAGCGCCAAGTGCGCCGGCGTGCGGGACGCCTCCACGAGTGCCGGCAAGGCCGTGGAGCAGCAGAACTGCAGCGGTGCGGCCACCCAGGTGTGGACCCTGACCGCGGTCAGCGGCAGCACCTACCGCGTCGTCAACAGCAACGGCGGCAAGTGCCTGAACGTGAAGGACAGTTCGACCGCGTCCGGCGCCCTGGTCCAGCAGAACTCCTGCGACTCGGTGAGCAGCAAGAGCTGGACCTTCACCGCCTCGGGCACCGTTCCGACCGACCCGCCCACGGACCCGACGGACCCGCCGACCGACCCGCCCACGGACCGGCCGTCGTGGCCGACCGCCAACGGCAGCCAGGCCGTCTCGTCGACCATCGAGGTCTCGGGCACGTACGACGGGGGCATGAAGCGCCTGTACGGCAGCGGTGACCTGGGCAGCGGGGGCCAGGACGAGGACCAGCCCCCGATGATCAAGCTGGCGGACGGCGCCACCCTGCAGAACGTCATCCTCGGCGCCCCGGCCGCCGACGGTGTGCACTGCGCGGGTACCTGCACCATCAAGAACGTGTGGTGGGAGGACGTGGGCGAGGACGCCGCGACCTTCCGCGGCGGTTCCTCCTCGACGGTCCGCACGATCGACGGCGGCGGCGCGAAGCTGGCCGAGGACAAGGTGTTCCAGCACAACGGCGTCGGCACCCTGGTCGTGAAGAACTTCCAGGTCGACGACTTCGGCAAGCTGGTCCGTTCCTGCGGCAACTGCTCCACGCAGAACGCCCGGCACATCCAGCTCCAGAACATCTGGGCGACGGCTCCCGGCACGAGCCTGGTCGGCATCAACACGAACTACGGCGACACGGCCCGGATCTCGGACGTCACGATCTACGACGACGGCGACCGAGACATGAAGATCTGCACCAAGTACAGGGGCACGACGAGCGGCGAGCCGAGCGAGATCGGCTCGGGCGCGGACGGCACGAACTGCATCTACTCCTCGTCCGACATCAGTTACGTCGACTGA
- a CDS encoding ABC-F family ATP-binding cassette domain-containing protein, with amino-acid sequence MTATLVAKELAAGHGDRTLFAGLDLVVAPGDVIGLVGANGAGKSSLLRLLAGLDRPEEGELRLSPPTATVGHLPQEPERRAGESVREFLARRTGVADAQAAMDTATQALVDGAPGADDAYSETLERWLSLGGADLDERAEEVAADLGLTIGLDLPMTALSGGQAARAGLASLLLSRYDVFLLDEPTNDLDLDGLERLERFVSGLRAGTVVVSHDREFLMRTVTKVLELDLAQQEINLYGGGYASYLEERERARAHAREEFEEYADKRSALEGRAQMQRGWMDKGVKNARRKATDNDKIGRKFRSEASEKQAAKAKQTQRMIERLDVVEEPRKEWELRMEIASAPRSGSVVATLRDAAVVRGDFSFGPATLQIDWADRVAITGANGAGKSTLLAALLGRLPLDAGHASLGSGVVVGEVDQARELFHGTESLLDAFCAAVPDTEPAEVRTLLAKFGLRSGHVLRPATTLSPGERTRAGLALLQGRGVNLLVLDEPTNHLDLPAIEQLESALDAYTGTLLLVTHDRRMLDAVHTTRRIEIADGKVTETA; translated from the coding sequence ATGACTGCCACTCTCGTCGCCAAGGAACTCGCCGCCGGGCACGGCGACCGCACACTGTTCGCGGGACTCGACCTCGTGGTCGCGCCCGGCGACGTGATCGGTCTCGTCGGAGCCAACGGCGCCGGCAAATCCTCGCTGCTCCGCCTGCTCGCGGGGCTCGACCGGCCGGAGGAGGGCGAGCTGAGGCTCTCCCCGCCCACCGCGACCGTCGGGCACCTCCCGCAGGAGCCGGAGCGCCGCGCGGGCGAGTCCGTACGGGAGTTCCTCGCCCGCCGCACCGGGGTCGCCGACGCGCAGGCGGCCATGGACACCGCCACCCAGGCACTGGTCGACGGAGCGCCCGGCGCGGACGACGCCTACTCCGAGACGCTGGAGCGCTGGCTCTCCCTCGGCGGCGCCGACCTGGACGAACGTGCCGAGGAGGTCGCCGCCGACCTCGGTCTGACCATCGGTCTCGACCTTCCGATGACAGCCCTCTCCGGTGGCCAGGCGGCCCGCGCGGGCCTGGCCTCGCTGCTGCTGTCGCGCTACGACGTCTTCCTGCTCGACGAGCCCACCAACGACCTGGACCTCGACGGCCTGGAGCGCCTGGAGCGCTTCGTGTCAGGGCTGCGCGCCGGCACCGTCGTCGTCAGCCATGACCGCGAGTTCCTGATGCGTACGGTCACCAAGGTCCTGGAACTCGATCTCGCCCAGCAGGAGATCAACCTCTACGGCGGCGGTTACGCCTCCTATCTGGAGGAGCGTGAACGCGCCCGGGCCCACGCCCGCGAGGAGTTCGAGGAGTACGCCGACAAGCGCTCCGCGCTCGAGGGCCGCGCACAGATGCAGCGGGGCTGGATGGACAAGGGCGTCAAGAACGCCCGCCGCAAGGCCACCGACAACGACAAGATCGGCCGCAAGTTCCGCAGCGAGGCCAGCGAGAAGCAGGCCGCGAAGGCCAAGCAGACGCAGCGCATGATCGAACGCCTCGACGTCGTCGAGGAGCCCCGCAAGGAGTGGGAACTGCGGATGGAGATCGCCTCCGCACCGCGCTCCGGTTCCGTCGTGGCCACGCTGCGCGACGCCGCCGTCGTCCGCGGGGACTTCTCCTTCGGGCCGGCCACCCTGCAGATCGACTGGGCCGACCGGGTCGCCATCACCGGGGCCAACGGCGCGGGCAAGTCCACCCTGCTCGCCGCTCTCCTCGGACGGCTCCCTCTCGACGCGGGCCACGCCTCGCTCGGCTCGGGCGTCGTGGTGGGCGAGGTCGACCAGGCCCGCGAGCTGTTCCACGGCACGGAGAGCCTGCTGGACGCCTTCTGCGCGGCCGTCCCCGACACCGAGCCCGCCGAGGTGCGCACCCTGCTCGCCAAGTTCGGCCTGCGCTCCGGCCATGTGCTGAGGCCCGCCACGACCCTCTCCCCGGGCGAGCGCACCCGGGCGGGCCTGGCGCTCCTGCAGGGCAGGGGCGTCAACCTGCTGGTGCTGGACGAGCCGACGAACCACCTGGACCTGCCCGCCATCGAACAGCTGGAATCCGCGCTCGACGCCTACACGGGGACTCTGCTGCTGGTCACCCACGACCGGCGCATGCTCGACGCCGTCCACACGACCCGCCGCATCGAGATCGCCGACGGCAAGGTCACCGAGACCGCCTGA
- a CDS encoding FAD-dependent oxidoreductase yields MSTVADVIVVGGGVSGLTTALLLAERGLGVRVWSRDPAAATTSAVAGALWWPYRIEPEALVGGWSLETLRVYEELAAAPAETGVRMVPGVHGGERLAALGPWARDLKHLSEVAEGLRVTLPLIDMPAHLSWLEGQLSAAGGVVERRTVRGFAEAAAEARVVVNCTGLGARELVPDPGVRPVRGQLVVVENPGIDEWFTEADPASSATTYLFPQPGGLVLGGTAETDDARTGPDPRTAAEIVARCARIRPEIAGARVIGHRVGLRPARDAGVRIEAEELPGGGLLVHNYGHGGAGVTVARGCARAAAQLVG; encoded by the coding sequence GTGAGCACGGTGGCGGACGTGATCGTGGTGGGCGGCGGGGTCAGCGGGCTGACCACGGCGCTGCTGCTGGCGGAGCGCGGCCTGGGGGTACGCGTCTGGTCCAGGGACCCCGCAGCGGCCACGACCTCGGCCGTGGCCGGTGCGCTCTGGTGGCCGTACCGGATCGAGCCCGAGGCCCTGGTGGGTGGCTGGTCGCTCGAAACCCTCCGGGTGTACGAGGAGCTGGCCGCCGCCCCCGCCGAGACGGGCGTCCGCATGGTCCCCGGGGTGCACGGGGGCGAGCGCCTGGCCGCGCTCGGACCGTGGGCCCGCGACCTGAAGCATCTCTCCGAGGTGGCGGAGGGGCTCCGGGTCACGCTTCCGCTGATCGACATGCCGGCCCATCTGAGCTGGCTGGAGGGCCAACTCTCCGCCGCGGGGGGCGTGGTCGAGCGGCGTACGGTACGTGGCTTCGCGGAGGCGGCGGCCGAGGCGCGGGTGGTCGTCAACTGCACCGGACTCGGCGCCCGCGAACTGGTTCCCGACCCCGGGGTGCGGCCGGTCCGCGGCCAGTTGGTGGTGGTGGAGAACCCTGGCATCGACGAGTGGTTCACCGAGGCGGATCCGGCGTCGAGCGCGACGACGTATCTCTTTCCGCAGCCGGGAGGGCTGGTGCTCGGCGGAACGGCGGAGACGGACGACGCGCGCACCGGGCCCGATCCGCGTACGGCCGCGGAGATCGTGGCGCGGTGCGCGCGGATACGCCCGGAGATCGCGGGGGCCCGGGTCATCGGCCACCGGGTGGGGCTGCGGCCGGCCCGCGACGCCGGGGTGCGCATCGAGGCGGAGGAGCTGCCGGGCGGCGGGCTGCTGGTGCACAACTACGGACACGGTGGCGCCGGGGTGACGGTGGCCCGGGGCTGTGCGCGGGCCGCGGCCCAGCTGGTGGGCTGA
- a CDS encoding BCCT family transporter — protein sequence MSHDEQRTGGRGEYLPVTADLPADPHHGRRPTTDRVVFGVSAVLTIAFVIWGATATDSLTDVSSTLLNGLIHNGGWAFMLAASGFVVFALWLAISRYGRISLGQEGEEPEFKTVSWVAMMFSAGMGIGLMFYGVSEPLAHFVNPPPGTHPADAAEAMQTAMATTLFHWTLHPWAIYAVVGLAIAYSAYRRHRRQTISAVFIPLIGERHSHGVVGRIIDILAIFATLFGSAASLGLGALQIGSGFQELNWMEKTGTGLLVAIIAVLTAAFVASAISGVEKGIQWLSNINMVLALILVIFVFVVGPTIIILDLLPTSIAAYIGDLAQLAGRTEATGEGEVADWLASWTVFYWAWWISWTPFVGMFIARISRGRTIRQFVGGVILVPSTVSLVWFAVFGGSAIELQRDGKLRGVGDTPEAQLFGVLHEYPIATVMSILVMILVGIFFVSGADAASIVMGTLSQKGVLEPAKWVVIFWGVVTGAVAAIMLLIGDGQGDALAGLQNLTILVAAPFTIVMIGMCVALMRDLRHDPMIVRREFGVEAVESAVIEGHAKYDGDFEIRIGPGTTEVTTDERHKHDPPA from the coding sequence GTGTCACACGACGAGCAGAGAACGGGTGGGCGAGGGGAGTATCTGCCGGTAACGGCCGATCTGCCCGCCGATCCGCACCACGGCCGCCGTCCCACGACCGACCGGGTGGTGTTCGGCGTCTCCGCAGTGCTCACCATCGCCTTCGTGATCTGGGGTGCCACGGCCACCGACTCACTGACGGACGTCTCCAGCACGCTGCTCAACGGACTCATCCACAACGGCGGCTGGGCCTTCATGCTGGCGGCCTCCGGCTTCGTGGTCTTCGCCCTCTGGCTCGCGATCAGCCGTTACGGGAGGATCTCGCTCGGCCAGGAGGGGGAGGAGCCCGAATTCAAGACGGTCTCCTGGGTCGCGATGATGTTCAGCGCCGGTATGGGCATCGGCCTGATGTTCTACGGAGTGAGCGAGCCACTCGCCCATTTCGTCAACCCGCCCCCCGGCACCCACCCCGCGGACGCGGCCGAGGCCATGCAGACGGCGATGGCGACCACGCTCTTCCACTGGACGCTCCACCCCTGGGCGATCTACGCGGTCGTCGGACTGGCCATCGCCTACAGCGCCTACCGGCGGCACCGGCGCCAGACCATCAGCGCCGTGTTCATCCCGCTCATCGGCGAGCGGCACTCCCACGGGGTGGTCGGCCGCATCATCGACATCCTCGCCATCTTCGCGACGCTCTTCGGCTCGGCGGCCTCGCTGGGCCTCGGGGCGCTGCAGATCGGCAGCGGCTTCCAGGAGCTCAACTGGATGGAGAAGACCGGGACCGGCCTGCTGGTCGCGATCATCGCCGTTCTGACGGCCGCCTTCGTCGCATCGGCGATCTCGGGTGTGGAGAAGGGCATCCAGTGGCTGTCCAACATCAACATGGTGCTCGCGCTGATCCTGGTGATCTTCGTGTTCGTCGTCGGCCCCACGATCATCATCCTGGACCTGCTGCCCACCTCGATCGCGGCGTACATCGGTGACCTCGCCCAGCTCGCAGGCCGGACCGAGGCGACGGGAGAGGGTGAAGTCGCCGACTGGCTCGCCAGCTGGACGGTCTTCTACTGGGCGTGGTGGATCTCCTGGACGCCCTTCGTCGGCATGTTCATCGCAAGGATCAGCCGCGGCCGCACGATCCGGCAGTTCGTCGGCGGCGTGATCCTCGTGCCCAGCACCGTCAGCCTCGTCTGGTTCGCCGTCTTCGGCGGCTCGGCGATCGAACTGCAGAGGGACGGAAAGCTCCGGGGCGTCGGTGACACCCCGGAGGCCCAGCTCTTCGGTGTCCTCCACGAATACCCGATCGCCACCGTGATGAGCATCCTCGTCATGATCCTGGTGGGCATCTTCTTCGTCTCGGGCGCCGACGCCGCCTCGATCGTGATGGGAACGCTCTCCCAGAAGGGCGTCCTCGAACCCGCGAAATGGGTCGTGATCTTCTGGGGTGTCGTCACCGGGGCCGTCGCGGCGATCATGCTGCTCATCGGCGACGGGCAGGGGGACGCCCTGGCGGGCCTCCAGAACCTGACCATCCTGGTGGCCGCCCCCTTCACCATCGTGATGATCGGGATGTGCGTCGCGCTCATGAGGGATCTGCGCCACGACCCGATGATCGTCCGCAGGGAGTTCGGTGTGGAGGCCGTCGAATCCGCCGTCATCGAGGGGCACGCCAAGTACGACGGGGACTTCGAGATCCGGATCGGCCCCGGCACCACGGAGGTCACCACCGACGAACGCCACAAGCACGACCCGCCGGCCTGA
- a CDS encoding LacI family DNA-binding transcriptional regulator — protein sequence MPDPTPDPHRDARPTLEAVAARAGVSRATASRVVNGGAGVRQPLVDQVRKAVDELGYIPNHAARTLVTRRNGAVAVIIDEPEFRIFSDPFFSRQIRGISRELNAHDAQLVLLLVEGSGDFDRVTRYLAGGHVDGVLAFSLHTDDELPAIIRRFRVPTVYGGRPEHPAAGEDTTQVPYVDCDNRGGAREAVRHLVSLGRRRIAHIAGPRDQTSALDRIDGYHDVLPDAGPELVAEGDFTAEGGARAMSDLLDTHPDLDAVFASNDLMASGALRVLRERGVRVPEDVAVVGFDDMTSVAEAAVPPLTTIRQDVEGMGRLMVRLLMERLNSDTGTWPESVITPTELVRRASA from the coding sequence TTGCCCGACCCGACCCCCGATCCGCACCGTGATGCCCGGCCCACCCTGGAGGCCGTGGCGGCCCGCGCCGGAGTGTCCAGGGCGACGGCTTCCCGTGTCGTCAACGGCGGTGCGGGCGTACGTCAGCCCCTGGTGGACCAGGTGCGCAAGGCGGTCGACGAGCTCGGCTACATCCCGAACCACGCCGCGCGGACGCTGGTCACCCGGCGCAACGGCGCTGTCGCCGTGATCATCGACGAGCCCGAGTTCCGGATCTTCTCCGACCCCTTCTTTTCCCGCCAGATCCGCGGGATCAGCCGCGAGCTCAACGCCCACGACGCACAGCTGGTCCTGCTCCTGGTGGAGGGCAGCGGCGACTTCGACCGGGTCACCCGCTATCTGGCAGGCGGTCACGTGGACGGCGTGCTGGCCTTCTCCCTGCACACCGACGACGAACTTCCCGCGATCATCCGGCGGTTCCGGGTCCCGACGGTCTACGGGGGCCGCCCGGAACACCCTGCGGCGGGCGAGGACACGACGCAGGTGCCGTACGTCGACTGCGACAACCGGGGCGGCGCCCGCGAGGCCGTGCGCCACCTGGTCTCGCTCGGCCGGCGGCGCATCGCCCACATCGCGGGGCCCCGCGACCAGACGTCGGCACTCGACCGGATCGACGGCTACCACGACGTGCTCCCGGACGCGGGACCGGAACTCGTCGCGGAGGGTGACTTCACCGCGGAGGGCGGAGCCCGGGCCATGTCGGACCTGCTGGACACCCATCCGGATCTCGACGCCGTCTTCGCGTCCAACGACCTGATGGCGTCGGGCGCCCTGCGGGTGCTGCGCGAGCGGGGCGTCCGGGTGCCGGAGGACGTGGCGGTGGTGGGGTTCGACGACATGACCTCGGTGGCGGAGGCCGCCGTACCACCGCTGACGACGATCCGTCAGGACGTGGAGGGCATGGGGCGGTTGATGGTGCGGCTGCTGATGGAGCGGCTGAACAGCGACACCGGGACATGGCCCGAGTCCGTGATCACCCCGACCGAACTGGTCCGCCGGGCCTCCGCCTGA